In the Cylindrospermopsis raciborskii Cr2010 genome, GACAAATTCCGTATCCTCCGTGCGATTAATTGGTTTAGACGCCCCCGACCTGCGTCAGTACCCTTGGGGAGAAGATGCCAGAAAATTATTAGAAAAGTTGATTCAAGATGCCAATAGTGATAATACTACCAATAATAATACCAATAGCGCCCAAATCAAACTAGCCCAAATCAAACTAGCCCAAATCAAACTAGAATTTGATTTACAAACCCAGGATAAATTTGGACGCAATCTAGCTTATGTTTGGAAGGATCAAGTGCTAGTGAACGAGCAAATCATCAAACAGGGGTATGCTCTATTTGCAGGAAGATCCCCCAATCACAAGTACGATTTACGCCTGGAAAATGCCCAACACTGGGCTAGACTCATGGGGGAAGGGATTTGGAATCCAGAAAACCCCTTACGTCTGACTCCCGGTCAATTTCGTCGGATCAACGGTTGAGTTCTTGCTTTTTTATTTGCCATGGAGATGACGAATTTACAAGTTTTTCTAGATATTGCTACAGAAGCAGCCCTAGCTGCTGGTGTGATTTTACAAGACTATTTAGGAAAGGTAGAAGATGCAGTTACTGAAAAAGGCAGACCCGGTGATTTAGTCACTGCTGCTGATCAAACCGCTGAAAAAGCAATTTTGGCAGTAATTAACCGTCACTTTCCCGAACACCCCATTCTAGCTGAAGAATCAGGAAAAGTGGGAAATCAGACCAGTCAGTACCTGTGGGTAATTGATCCCCTCGATGGCACAACTAACTATACCCATCAATATCCCTGTTTTTGCACTTCCATTGGCTTACTAGTGGAGGGGGAGCCAAAAGTGGGTGTGATTTACGATCCTCTCCGGGGTGAACTATTTCAAGCTGCTGCTGGTCTGGGTGCAACACGTAACCGTCGTCCCATTCGAGTCTCCTCTACCACACAATTGAGCAAAAGTCTCCTAACTACGGGTTTTGCCTATGATAGAAGAGAAACAAGCGATACTAACTATCCAGAATTTTGCCACTTTACCCACCTGACCCAAGGTGTGAGA is a window encoding:
- a CDS encoding inositol monophosphatase family protein encodes the protein MTNLQVFLDIATEAALAAGVILQDYLGKVEDAVTEKGRPGDLVTAADQTAEKAILAVINRHFPEHPILAEESGKVGNQTSQYLWVIDPLDGTTNYTHQYPCFCTSIGLLVEGEPKVGVIYDPLRGELFQAAAGLGATRNRRPIRVSSTTQLSKSLLTTGFAYDRRETSDTNYPEFCHFTHLTQGVRRGGSAALDLAYISCGRVDGYWERGLAPWDMVAGIILVREAGGKVTAYNGSDLEIDSGRILATNSYLHQVISDELMQVNR
- a CDS encoding thermonuclease family protein, with translation MRIIELLVPRMAIRGNSWNYLSLLPIVLCCSLMLLLVGCQSKDRTKDSIVQARVVRVVSGQTLEVAKIGDPTNSVSSVRLIGLDAPDLRQYPWGEDARKLLEKLIQDANSDNTTNNNTNSAQIKLAQIKLAQIKLEFDLQTQDKFGRNLAYVWKDQVLVNEQIIKQGYALFAGRSPNHKYDLRLENAQHWARLMGEGIWNPENPLRLTPGQFRRING